TTATTTTGAATTTAAAACAGGACAAGAGCTGTCTTTATTTGAAGTTTGCCTGGAATGGTTTGTTGATTTTTACAAAGATGCTTTTATTGGAAAAGAGTTTCTGGAACAGCAATTGGAGAAAGGGTTCAGCCAAAGAATCGTTGGATTCACAACAAACAAGGAAAATCCCGTTTCATTGGATGATGAAATCTATGTGGGTGAACATGCCATCGGAAAAGTAATAGAAATGAAAGAGAGCCCGGGATTAAATGCCAAGCTTGGGATCGGATTATTACGTGAGCCTTTTGCCGTTTCCGGAATTCACTTCCAAATAAAAAACAAACAAAACCAGATTTTTGATGCAACAACACAATCTTCACCATATATCCTTTGCAAGTCATGGGAAATGAAAACAATATAAGGGTGACAAATATGAATACCAATAAGCAGCGCATTGTTGTAACCGGAATGGGAATTATTTGTCCGAACGGCAAAAATCTGGATGAATTCTGGGAACGGGTAAAAGCCGGAAAGTCCGGCATTAAAGTCGTAAACAATATTGATATGTCCGACATGCTGACGAATTTGGGCGGAGAGATTGCTGATTTTAATCCGGAAGACTATTTTTCCGAAGAAGAGCTAAAAGAGATGGACCGCTGCGGCCAATTAGGCGTTGTTGCAGCCAGGGAAGCGGTGAAACATGCGAATCTGCAGATGGAGTCTCTCAATCCTTACCGGGTCGGAATTTCATTAGGAACCTCCCTGGGCGGAATGCTGAGCGGAGAAGAATTTCATGAGCAGTGGCTGAAAAAGGGCATTCAGCATGCGGATGAAGCTTTACTTTATAAATATCTCATTCATACTCCTTGCGATAATATTACACGCGCATTAGGAATGAAAGGCCCCAAGATGGTTATTTCCAATGCCTGTGCGGCGGGAACGAATTCCATCGGGTATGCATTGGACATCATTCGGAATGATAAAGCTGACGTTATGATAACAGGCGGGGTAGATCCGCTATCCAGATTATCGTTGAGCGGCTTTAAC
This Paenibacillus larvae subsp. larvae DNA region includes the following protein-coding sequences:
- a CDS encoding beta-ketoacyl-[acyl-carrier-protein] synthase family protein — translated: MNTNKQRIVVTGMGIICPNGKNLDEFWERVKAGKSGIKVVNNIDMSDMLTNLGGEIADFNPEDYFSEEELKEMDRCGQLGVVAAREAVKHANLQMESLNPYRVGISLGTSLGGMLSGEEFHEQWLKKGIQHADEALLYKYLIHTPCDNITRALGMKGPKMVISNACAAGTNSIGYALDIIRNDKADVMITGGVDPLSRLSLSGFNSLQALIPTPPSPYSKSNGIVIGEGAAILVLEKLEHALERGASILAEVLDYDLSSDAYHQTAPDPGGKGRCGLCRVR